One genomic window of uncultured delta proteobacterium includes the following:
- a CDS encoding putative HTH-type transcriptional regulator LutR (Evidence 3 : Function proposed based on presence of conserved amino acid motif, structural feature or limited homology), with protein sequence MPRFQKVKGTKIYEVVISQLKDQIASGLLRPGDMLPPEKTISEEMGVSRASVREALKVLEFMGFLESKPSEGTKIAQFHPDLLLEKLHTVSLSQSSSLLLDLIELREVLEPKIAATAATRGTEEELQDIARIVGFGQGLADEVSREEADAQFHLAIAKASHNVFFVRLVESVLSMLVEIRSRSLSRDRDRSAIAHEHSAIVESLLQRDAQAASTAMKKHLQHIRRSVNQKRDDIDNTDALPQKETRQQNRERI encoded by the coding sequence ATGCCAAGATTCCAAAAAGTAAAAGGCACGAAAATTTACGAAGTCGTCATCTCCCAGCTCAAGGACCAGATAGCCTCCGGTCTGTTGCGGCCCGGCGACATGCTCCCCCCTGAAAAGACCATCTCGGAGGAGATGGGGGTAAGCCGCGCCTCTGTTCGTGAAGCTCTTAAGGTTTTGGAATTCATGGGATTTCTTGAAAGTAAACCCAGTGAAGGCACGAAAATCGCCCAATTTCATCCCGACCTGCTGCTTGAAAAACTCCACACGGTCTCCCTGTCGCAAAGTTCTTCCCTGCTGCTCGACCTGATCGAGCTCCGCGAGGTGCTGGAACCCAAAATCGCCGCCACAGCGGCAACCCGCGGCACGGAAGAGGAGTTGCAGGATATCGCCAGGATCGTCGGGTTCGGCCAGGGCCTTGCCGACGAAGTTTCCCGCGAGGAAGCGGACGCCCAATTCCACCTGGCGATAGCCAAGGCGAGCCACAACGTGTTTTTCGTGCGCCTGGTCGAAAGCGTCCTGTCCATGCTGGTGGAAATCCGGAGCCGGAGCCTGAGCCGGGACCGGGATCGCAGCGCCATCGCCCACGAGCACAGCGCCATTGTCGAATCCCTGTTGCAACGCGATGCCCAGGCAGCTTCCACGGCAATGAAGAAACACTTGCAGCATATCCGGCGTTCCGTGAATCAAAAGCGCGACGATATCGACAACACGGACGCCCTTCCCCAAAAAGAAACCCGGCAACAAAACCGCGAGCGGATTTGA
- a CDS encoding conserved exported hypothetical protein (Evidence 4 : Homologs of previously reported genes of unknown function), producing MEHMNGTGNAGIALSNSATVFAAAPAGRVAVTGSHGGVYPAYLLAKLRVRGSIFNDAGVGREHAGIGGLAYLQSLGIPAATVGNASARIGYGEDTLYKGIISHANAAARALGCVPGMPCLEAAQKLCAAPLAHSDPPAAIEARHVITGGSRRVVLIDSAALVLPEDAGNIVITGSHGGLLGGNKATALKYDAYAAFYNDAGGGLENAGTTRLPALDERNIAGITVSSSSARIGDAVSSYEDGVISAVNATAARYGAKAGMTVKRFVDMIG from the coding sequence ATGGAGCACATGAACGGGACTGGCAATGCCGGAATAGCACTCAGCAACAGCGCAACGGTTTTTGCCGCCGCCCCGGCGGGAAGGGTCGCGGTCACCGGGTCGCACGGCGGCGTGTACCCGGCGTACCTGCTGGCCAAGCTGCGCGTCCGGGGGTCGATTTTCAACGACGCGGGCGTGGGGCGGGAACACGCGGGCATCGGCGGGCTCGCCTATTTGCAGAGCCTGGGCATTCCCGCCGCAACGGTCGGCAACGCCAGCGCCAGAATCGGGTACGGCGAGGACACGCTGTATAAGGGGATCATCAGCCACGCGAACGCCGCGGCGCGGGCATTGGGCTGCGTCCCGGGCATGCCGTGCCTCGAAGCCGCCCAAAAGCTTTGCGCCGCGCCGCTTGCGCATTCCGACCCGCCGGCGGCCATAGAGGCACGGCACGTCATTACCGGCGGCTCCCGGCGCGTGGTGCTGATCGATTCCGCCGCCCTCGTTCTGCCGGAGGATGCCGGGAACATCGTCATCACCGGCTCGCACGGCGGGCTGTTGGGCGGCAACAAGGCAACGGCCCTCAAATATGACGCCTATGCCGCTTTCTACAACGATGCCGGGGGCGGCCTTGAAAATGCCGGCACAACCCGCCTGCCCGCCCTTGACGAACGGAACATAGCCGGGATCACGGTTTCTTCGTCCAGCGCCCGCATCGGCGACGCCGTGTCCTCATATGAGGACGGCGTCATCTCAGCCGTCAACGCAACTGCGGCGCGGTACGGCGCGAAAGCCGGCATGACGGTGAAACGCTTTGTGGATATGATCGGATAA
- a CDS encoding Tripartite ATP-independent periplasmic transporter solute receptor, DctP family: MKARFFRLSIALCLAVMLFPGAALAKVTLKLGHTGAPNHHYNLTCEQFVEAVKKKSNGEIEIKIFPSDQLGNQRQLVEGAQLGTVDMVLTSDSQISSFVDVFGALNLPFLFRDINHVAKAMDGDVGAFFAKEAEKKGLVIIGYWENGFRHVSNSKRPINKLEDLKGLKLRTPNSQVTLESFKALGALPTPMSFGEIYSALQLGTVDGQENPIAHILTQKWYEVQKYFSLTGHQHNVEPLCMSKVIFDGLKPEYRTILLETGKEYAAVSRKMVTDDEAKQLEELKTKIAVNSVEDMKPFLDACKPVYDDARKKYGAIVDQILAIQ; encoded by the coding sequence ATGAAAGCAAGGTTTTTCCGTCTCAGCATCGCCCTTTGTCTTGCCGTTATGCTGTTCCCCGGCGCGGCTCTTGCCAAGGTTACCCTCAAACTGGGGCACACGGGTGCTCCCAACCACCACTATAACCTGACCTGCGAACAGTTTGTGGAAGCGGTGAAGAAAAAATCCAACGGCGAGATCGAAATCAAGATCTTCCCCTCGGACCAGCTCGGCAACCAGCGCCAGCTTGTTGAAGGCGCCCAGCTCGGCACCGTGGACATGGTGCTGACCTCCGACTCCCAGATTTCCTCCTTCGTCGACGTGTTCGGCGCGCTGAACCTGCCGTTCCTCTTCCGTGACATCAATCACGTGGCCAAGGCCATGGACGGCGACGTCGGCGCGTTTTTTGCCAAGGAAGCGGAGAAGAAGGGCCTTGTGATTATCGGTTACTGGGAAAACGGCTTCCGCCACGTTTCCAACTCCAAGCGCCCCATCAACAAGCTCGAAGACCTGAAAGGCCTGAAGCTCCGTACCCCCAACTCCCAGGTGACGCTCGAATCCTTCAAGGCGCTCGGCGCGCTGCCGACCCCCATGAGCTTCGGCGAAATCTATTCCGCCCTGCAACTCGGCACGGTTGACGGCCAGGAAAACCCCATCGCCCATATCCTGACCCAAAAATGGTACGAAGTGCAGAAGTACTTCTCCCTGACCGGCCACCAGCACAACGTCGAGCCGCTGTGCATGAGCAAGGTCATCTTCGACGGCCTGAAGCCCGAATACCGGACGATCCTGCTGGAAACCGGCAAGGAATACGCCGCCGTATCCCGCAAGATGGTGACGGACGACGAAGCCAAGCAGCTTGAAGAGCTGAAGACCAAAATAGCGGTCAACTCCGTGGAAGACATGAAGCCCTTCCTGGACGCCTGCAAGCCCGTGTACGATGACGCCCGCAAAAAATACGGTGCCATTGTCGACCAGATTCTGGCTATTCAATAA
- a CDS encoding Sodium/glutamate symporter has protein sequence MAVLSFDLIQTIGLAVIVLLAGVKIRERASFLQRYFIPAPVVGGLVFSVVTLLGHESGLFSVKLDQGLNTFLMVMFFTCTGFMASIRVIRRSGRLGLTVSATIVFLLFLQNGIGIGLASLLGLHPLLGVSMGSVSFTGGIGSSVAFGPLFESVGVPNATLVGLAAATYGLFAGSLTGGPVAKVLIDRYALAPGGGGTAAAPLEEKDARPSSEKSIASSVFLVLLTMLLGTYLVLLLNKTGITFPYFVGGVFAAALVRNIADARGVRLRMAELNGIGNITLSLFLTLSLMSLEVWELFTLAVPMAVILGAQTAFFLVYVYAVVFRVTGRDYEAAVMAAGYCGVGLGQVPNVVANMATVIEKYGPAPAPWFMLPVISVILINMLNPFVITLLMNFLK, from the coding sequence ATGGCTGTTCTTTCTTTCGATCTTATCCAGACCATCGGGCTTGCCGTCATCGTCTTGCTGGCCGGCGTCAAAATCCGGGAGCGCGCCTCGTTTCTGCAGCGCTATTTCATCCCCGCGCCCGTTGTCGGCGGGCTTGTTTTCTCGGTTGTAACGCTCCTGGGGCACGAGTCCGGGCTTTTTTCCGTAAAACTGGACCAGGGGCTGAACACTTTCCTGATGGTCATGTTCTTCACGTGCACCGGATTTATGGCCAGCATCCGGGTTATCAGGCGGAGTGGCCGCCTCGGCCTCACCGTTTCCGCGACCATTGTTTTCCTGCTGTTTTTGCAGAACGGCATCGGCATCGGGCTGGCGAGCCTTCTGGGGCTGCACCCGCTTCTGGGGGTCAGCATGGGGTCCGTCTCCTTTACGGGCGGCATAGGGTCATCCGTTGCTTTCGGGCCTCTTTTTGAAAGCGTGGGCGTGCCGAATGCCACCCTGGTCGGTCTTGCGGCGGCCACCTACGGGTTGTTTGCCGGAAGCCTGACGGGCGGGCCCGTCGCCAAGGTCCTCATAGACCGGTATGCGCTGGCCCCGGGAGGGGGCGGAACTGCCGCCGCGCCGCTGGAGGAGAAGGATGCGCGCCCGTCGTCGGAGAAAAGCATCGCGTCAAGCGTCTTTCTTGTGCTTCTGACGATGCTGCTCGGCACGTATCTCGTGCTGTTGCTGAACAAAACCGGTATAACGTTCCCATATTTTGTAGGCGGCGTCTTTGCGGCGGCACTCGTGCGGAATATCGCGGATGCCCGGGGGGTACGGCTGCGGATGGCGGAATTGAACGGCATCGGGAATATAACGCTCTCGCTTTTTCTCACCCTGTCTCTCATGTCGCTCGAAGTATGGGAGTTGTTCACCCTCGCTGTCCCGATGGCCGTCATTCTGGGCGCGCAGACGGCATTTTTTCTCGTATACGTGTATGCCGTGGTTTTCCGGGTCACGGGCAGGGACTACGAGGCCGCGGTCATGGCCGCCGGGTATTGCGGCGTGGGGCTGGGGCAAGTCCCCAACGTGGTAGCCAATATGGCAACGGTTATCGAAAAATACGGTCCCGCGCCCGCGCCATGGTTCATGCTGCCGGTTATTTCCGTCATCCTTATCAACATGCTCAATCCCTTTGTCATCACGCTCCTCATGAATTTTTTGAAATAA
- a CDS encoding putative TRAP transporter small permease protein HI_1030 (Evidence 3 : Function proposed based on presence of conserved amino acid motif, structural feature or limited homology) produces the protein MRDFIRTLSDKINSASYAVALTLLVILSTVLIIQIVTRYVLNSSLSWTEEIARYCFIWLHMLAAGICVKKKMHPSVSFLVNMTPARVQAVLAVTVNLLLILAASILLLQGLKIAMLTMEQPSPAVQVPLGLVYLAVPVGAFTMICHVLADMFVGGNAAKQP, from the coding sequence ATGCGAGATTTCATCCGTACGCTGAGCGACAAGATCAATTCCGCGTCTTATGCCGTGGCGCTGACCTTGCTTGTGATTCTCTCCACGGTTCTCATCATCCAGATCGTCACCCGGTATGTCCTGAACAGTTCGTTGAGCTGGACCGAAGAAATAGCCCGCTATTGCTTTATTTGGCTGCACATGCTCGCGGCAGGCATCTGCGTGAAGAAAAAAATGCACCCCTCGGTGTCGTTTCTGGTCAACATGACGCCGGCGCGCGTCCAGGCCGTTCTTGCCGTTACGGTCAATTTGCTGCTCATCCTCGCCGCGTCCATCCTGCTGCTGCAGGGTTTGAAAATCGCCATGCTGACCATGGAGCAGCCGAGCCCCGCCGTGCAGGTACCGCTGGGGCTCGTCTACCTGGCCGTGCCGGTGGGCGCGTTCACAATGATCTGTCATGTGCTGGCCGACATGTTTGTCGGCGGCAATGCCGCAAAACAGCCATAA
- a CDS encoding putative extracellular solute-binding protein (Evidence 3 : Function proposed based on presence of conserved amino acid motif, structural feature or limited homology), which yields MKRTFFPLLAAAALLVTAFSGAADAEIRTRNLQLGHALSNNPNDNYHMLSVAFSESLKKLSGGKIAVEVFASAQLGNEREMIEGEKIGTIEMAVIGNASLAPFVKQCMVVDLPFMFPNSPAAHKVLDGPAGQKLFAAMEKNGIKPLAWGEGGFRHLINRLRPVKTPGDIAGMKLRAVENPLFIDTYKALDSNPTPMAWPETFTGLQQKTIDGLDIPITVIYTNKFNEIADYLSLTAHFYNALVITMSNQVWKSFNAEEQKIILQAAQEASATQRKFVMENEQKFVDDMAGKGLNVNKDIDFPAFQSKMGVVYTKYGKEIGQDMVDMFIKAVNDSK from the coding sequence ATGAAACGCACATTTTTCCCGCTGCTCGCCGCCGCAGCACTCCTCGTGACTGCCTTTTCCGGAGCGGCCGACGCGGAGATCAGAACGCGCAACCTGCAGCTTGGCCACGCCTTGAGCAACAACCCGAACGATAACTACCACATGCTGAGTGTCGCGTTTTCCGAATCGCTCAAAAAGCTTTCCGGCGGCAAGATTGCCGTCGAGGTATTCGCCAGCGCCCAACTCGGCAACGAGCGCGAGATGATCGAGGGCGAAAAAATCGGCACCATCGAGATGGCGGTTATCGGCAACGCGTCGCTGGCCCCCTTTGTCAAGCAGTGCATGGTGGTGGACCTGCCGTTCATGTTCCCCAACTCCCCCGCCGCGCACAAGGTACTGGACGGCCCCGCGGGGCAGAAGCTGTTCGCGGCCATGGAAAAGAACGGCATCAAACCGCTGGCCTGGGGCGAAGGCGGGTTCCGCCACCTCATCAACCGCCTGCGGCCCGTGAAAACCCCCGGCGATATCGCCGGCATGAAGCTGCGCGCCGTGGAAAACCCTCTGTTCATCGATACCTATAAAGCCCTTGATTCCAACCCCACGCCCATGGCCTGGCCGGAAACATTCACCGGGCTGCAGCAGAAAACCATCGATGGCCTGGATATTCCCATCACTGTCATTTACACCAACAAATTCAATGAAATCGCGGACTATCTCTCCCTCACCGCCCACTTCTACAACGCCCTGGTTATCACCATGTCCAACCAGGTCTGGAAAAGCTTCAACGCCGAGGAGCAGAAGATTATCCTGCAAGCCGCGCAGGAAGCCTCGGCAACGCAGCGGAAATTTGTCATGGAAAACGAGCAGAAGTTCGTGGACGACATGGCCGGCAAGGGGCTGAATGTCAACAAGGACATCGATTTTCCGGCGTTTCAAAGCAAGATGGGCGTCGTGTACACAAAATACGGGAAAGAAATAGGCCAGGACATGGTCGATATGTTCATCAAGGCCGTTAACGACTCCAAATAG
- the fabG gene encoding 3-oxoacyl-(acyl-carrier-protein) reductase FabG — MRLHDRVILVTGAAKGLGRAMAEGMAAEGAAVMLADIDIAEAETVAAVIAQKGQRATAFNLDVSDGESVARVVAAIQSREGRIDVLVNNAGIAATKSFFDTSEAEWDRVMRINLKSVFHCCQAVLPAMTERRRGKVINVASVAAKVGGGLLGTTTYAASKAGMIGLSKGLAREFAPFGITVNTIAPGSITTPLTYQHMTPKQMAASVKRIPLGRRGTPEDMVGAAVFLASPESDFITGATIDVNGGILMD, encoded by the coding sequence ATGAGACTCCATGATCGTGTCATCCTTGTCACCGGGGCGGCCAAAGGCCTGGGCCGGGCCATGGCCGAAGGCATGGCCGCCGAAGGCGCTGCCGTCATGCTTGCGGATATCGACATTGCCGAAGCCGAAACCGTTGCCGCCGTTATCGCCCAAAAGGGGCAGCGCGCCACTGCCTTCAACCTGGATGTTTCCGACGGCGAAAGCGTCGCGCGGGTGGTCGCGGCCATCCAGAGCCGGGAAGGCAGGATCGACGTTCTGGTCAACAACGCCGGCATCGCCGCCACCAAGTCCTTTTTCGACACTTCGGAAGCCGAGTGGGACCGGGTCATGCGCATCAACCTCAAAAGCGTTTTTCACTGCTGCCAGGCTGTTCTCCCTGCCATGACGGAACGCCGCCGCGGCAAGGTCATCAACGTGGCCTCCGTTGCGGCCAAGGTCGGCGGCGGATTGCTCGGCACCACGACCTATGCCGCCTCCAAGGCCGGGATGATCGGCCTCTCCAAGGGGCTGGCCCGCGAGTTCGCGCCCTTCGGCATCACCGTGAACACCATTGCTCCCGGCTCCATCACAACGCCGCTGACATACCAGCACATGACGCCGAAGCAGATGGCCGCCAGCGTGAAGCGTATCCCGCTCGGCAGACGCGGCACCCCGGAGGATATGGTCGGCGCGGCCGTTTTCCTGGCTTCCCCGGAAAGTGATTTTATCACGGGCGCGACAATAGATGTGAATGGCGGCATTCTTATGGACTGA
- the yngG gene encoding Hydroxymethylglutaryl-CoA lyase YngG: MNTAKGFLPKRVRVTDITARDGFQNIKEWIPTEVKIEIINALAAAGVTKMEATSFVSPKAIPQMADAGEIIAHCRKNLPQVELVALAPNLRGAENAAKAGVPEISYVISASAAHNKANINRTHEESLNDLASITSAFPALRVNLSMSTVFGCPFDGETPVKQVLWLLEESLARGARTVSLCDTIGVANPVQVQAVVAAVRKAFPETPMALHLHDTHGMGLANTLAALQMGVDCFEVAAGGLGGCPFAPGAAGNTSTEDMVNMLHRMGIATGIDLEKLLKAVAIVKEKVNPGIPGRLASARTYSEFCFFQCA; the protein is encoded by the coding sequence ATGAACACCGCCAAAGGCTTCTTGCCGAAGCGTGTCCGCGTTACGGACATCACCGCCCGGGACGGGTTTCAGAATATCAAGGAATGGATACCCACTGAGGTCAAAATTGAAATTATCAACGCTCTGGCCGCCGCCGGCGTTACCAAAATGGAGGCGACCAGCTTCGTGAGCCCCAAGGCCATCCCCCAGATGGCCGATGCCGGGGAGATCATCGCCCATTGCCGCAAAAATCTGCCCCAGGTGGAGCTGGTCGCGCTCGCTCCCAACCTCCGGGGGGCGGAAAACGCGGCCAAGGCCGGGGTGCCGGAGATAAGCTACGTCATCTCGGCGAGCGCGGCGCACAACAAGGCCAACATCAACAGAACGCACGAAGAGTCCCTGAACGATCTCGCCTCCATCACGAGTGCGTTCCCGGCCCTGCGGGTCAATCTGTCCATGTCCACGGTCTTCGGCTGTCCCTTTGACGGCGAAACGCCCGTGAAACAGGTGCTCTGGCTGCTTGAGGAAAGCCTCGCGCGCGGGGCGAGAACCGTTTCCCTGTGCGATACCATCGGCGTGGCGAACCCGGTTCAGGTCCAGGCCGTCGTCGCCGCCGTGCGCAAGGCGTTTCCGGAAACGCCCATGGCGCTGCACCTGCACGACACCCACGGGATGGGCCTTGCCAACACCCTGGCGGCTTTGCAGATGGGGGTCGACTGCTTTGAGGTCGCCGCGGGCGGCCTCGGCGGGTGCCCCTTCGCGCCGGGCGCGGCGGGCAACACCTCCACCGAGGACATGGTCAACATGCTCCACCGCATGGGCATTGCCACGGGCATCGACCTTGAAAAGCTTCTGAAGGCGGTGGCCATCGTCAAGGAAAAGGTCAATCCGGGTATCCCGGGCCGTCTTGCTTCCGCAAGGACGTATTCGGAATTTTGTTTCTTCCAGTGCGCATGA
- a CDS encoding hypothetical protein (Evidence 5 : No homology to any previously reported sequences) gives MPSARCGLLYRHARHKARGATVAGAGCHTGIDHAAIMTIPEDCFKSLTIKLDEYCFIHL, from the coding sequence ATGCCGTCTGCCCGATGCGGTTTGCTATACCGGCATGCCCGCCACAAGGCAAGGGGCGCCACAGTGGCGGGCGCCGGTTGCCATACAGGGATTGACCATGCTGCAATAATGACGATTCCGGAAGACTGTTTCAAAAGTCTGACAATTAAACTTGACGAATATTGCTTCATTCATCTATAA
- a CDS encoding hypothetical protein (Evidence 5 : No homology to any previously reported sequences), with product MHTDSATLKRMTAILPLLGYLEDRGLAEKIARAWELAEERGGWDSLEQACFGPHLPKARLVDHVNAATESALRVCEIITKYQGIMFDTQLVVAIGLMHDVCKVLEYEPDGQGGARVSEIGKHLQHGVAGGMLAQEVGMPLEMVHLILTHTPQSTMQPNRIEGVLFAAVDICDANMLHYTNGHQLFGK from the coding sequence ATGCATACGGATTCTGCCACCCTGAAAAGAATGACCGCGATACTGCCTCTGCTCGGGTATCTTGAAGACCGCGGCCTTGCCGAGAAAATCGCGCGCGCCTGGGAACTCGCCGAAGAACGCGGCGGCTGGGATTCCCTGGAGCAGGCCTGTTTCGGCCCGCACCTTCCCAAGGCCCGTCTGGTCGACCACGTCAACGCCGCCACGGAATCGGCGCTGCGCGTGTGCGAGATCATTACCAAGTATCAGGGCATCATGTTCGACACCCAGTTGGTCGTGGCCATCGGCCTGATGCACGACGTCTGCAAGGTCCTTGAATATGAACCAGACGGCCAGGGCGGCGCCAGGGTATCCGAGATCGGCAAACACCTGCAGCACGGCGTGGCCGGCGGCATGCTCGCCCAGGAGGTCGGCATGCCGCTTGAGATGGTCCACCTCATCCTGACCCATACCCCGCAATCCACCATGCAGCCCAACCGCATCGAGGGCGTCCTGTTCGCCGCCGTGGATATTTGCGACGCCAACATGCTGCATTACACCAACGGGCATCAACTTTTCGGCAAATAG
- a CDS encoding TRAP transporter, DctM subunit, producing MQAAMLFGAMFFLMLIGVPIAFSIELSSSGFLFFTELRPLILVAQRIANGMDSFPLLAVPLFILAGNLMETGGISKRLIRWSETLVGGMPGGVGMVTIVACTLFAALTGSGPATVAAIGTIMIPSMLKSGYSHNESAGLVAAAGALGPIIPPSIPLIMYGVTMNLSIPKMFMAGILPGIFIAALLMMVNYWRATRPSSTIRYDKDHTFTLPVFLRTTATASGALLMPVIILGGIYGGIFTPTEAAAVGVGYSVCVSVFVYREMTYKGFLLALRRTVETSGMSIFITASAAIFGWILSATKMPTLLAGAVITIVDSQFVYILMLNIVLFIVGALMDTIAAIIILAPILVPIGIQLGLDELHLGMFFVINLVIGYVTPPFGYNLFTAVAITKLRFEDVVKGVLPYLIVQIIAVLIIAYVPQICLFLPNLLLR from the coding sequence ATGCAAGCCGCTATGCTTTTCGGCGCGATGTTCTTTTTGATGCTTATAGGCGTTCCAATCGCCTTTTCCATCGAACTGTCCAGCTCGGGCTTTCTGTTCTTCACCGAGTTGCGGCCCCTCATCCTGGTCGCGCAACGGATTGCCAACGGGATGGACTCCTTTCCTCTCCTGGCGGTTCCGCTCTTCATTCTTGCGGGGAACCTGATGGAAACCGGCGGCATTTCCAAACGGCTCATCCGCTGGTCGGAGACGCTGGTCGGCGGCATGCCGGGAGGCGTGGGAATGGTCACCATCGTGGCCTGCACGCTCTTCGCGGCCCTTACAGGGTCCGGCCCGGCCACGGTTGCGGCCATCGGCACCATCATGATCCCCTCGATGCTCAAAAGCGGGTATTCCCATAATGAATCCGCCGGGCTTGTGGCCGCCGCGGGCGCCCTTGGCCCCATCATCCCCCCCAGCATCCCGCTCATCATGTACGGGGTTACCATGAACCTCTCCATCCCCAAGATGTTCATGGCCGGCATCCTGCCGGGGATATTCATCGCGGCGCTGCTCATGATGGTGAATTACTGGCGGGCCACGCGCCCGTCTTCCACCATCCGGTACGACAAGGATCACACATTTACCCTTCCGGTGTTCCTGCGCACGACGGCCACCGCTTCCGGCGCGCTGCTCATGCCCGTCATCATCCTTGGCGGCATCTACGGCGGCATATTCACCCCGACCGAAGCCGCGGCCGTGGGCGTCGGCTACAGCGTGTGCGTCAGCGTTTTCGTCTACCGCGAAATGACTTATAAAGGCTTCCTCCTGGCGCTGCGGCGGACTGTTGAAACATCCGGCATGTCCATCTTCATCACGGCGTCCGCCGCCATTTTCGGCTGGATTCTCTCGGCCACCAAAATGCCTACCCTGCTGGCCGGGGCCGTCATCACCATCGTGGACTCCCAGTTCGTCTACATCCTGATGTTGAACATCGTGCTGTTCATCGTGGGCGCCCTTATGGATACCATCGCGGCCATCATCATCCTGGCCCCGATCCTGGTGCCCATCGGCATCCAACTCGGCCTGGACGAGCTCCATCTGGGCATGTTCTTTGTCATCAACCTTGTCATCGGCTATGTGACGCCGCCCTTCGGCTACAACCTGTTCACCGCCGTGGCCATCACAAAGCTCCGGTTCGAGGATGTGGTTAAAGGCGTTCTGCCCTATCTGATCGTACAGATTATCGCGGTGCTCATCATTGCGTATGTGCCGCAGATATGCCTCTTCCTGCCGAACCTTTTACTCAGGTGA